Proteins encoded by one window of Vigna radiata var. radiata cultivar VC1973A chromosome 5, Vradiata_ver6, whole genome shotgun sequence:
- the LOC106760129 gene encoding subtilisin-like protease SBT1.5, giving the protein MASPYHLRRSILVLLLVTASAWEEEKKTFIVQVQHDAKPSIFPTHRHWYESSLGEATSIIHTYQTVFHGFSATLSAAEVENLESLSHVIALIPEQVRQLHTTRSPHFLGLNTADRAGLLKETDFGSDLVIGLIDTGISPESQSFNDRDLGLPPPNWKGQCVAGKGFPPNSCNRKLIGARYFCGGYEATNGKMNETLEYRSPRDTDGHGTHTASIAAGRYVFPASIMGYAKGMAAGMAPKARLAVYKVCWNAGCYDSDILAAFDAAVADGVNVVSLSVGGVVVPYHLDVIAVGAFGASEAGVFVSASAGNGGPGGLTVTNVAPWMTTVGAGTIDRDFPADVILGNGKVIGGVSVYGGPGLSPGRRYQLVYAGSDGYSSSLCLEDSLDPKSVRGKIVVCDRGVNSRPAKGLVVKNAGGVAMILANGPFDGEGLVADCHVLPATSVGAAGGDQIRRYISLASQLRSPPTATILFRGTRVGVKPAPKVASFSARGPNPVSPEILKPDVIAPGLNILAAWPSYIPPSSLPSDHRTTDFNILSGTSMACPHVSGLAALLKAAHPDWSPAAIRSALITTAYTLDNGGGGGTLLDESTGNASSVFDYGAGHVHPEKAINPGLVYDISTYDYIDFLCNSNYTAHNIRVITRKAADCSGAKRAGHAANLNYPSLSAVFQQYGKQGSRMSTHFIRTVTNVGDPNSLYRVTVAAPADTEVTVEPDTLAFRRLGQKLNFLVRVQTREVKLSPGSSTVKTGSIVWSDAKHTVTTPLVVTMHQPL; this is encoded by the coding sequence ATGGCTTCTCCATATCATCTCAGAAGAAGCATTCTGGTTTTGCTGTTGGTGACAGCTTCAGCTtgggaagaagagaagaaaacattCATAGTGCAAGTGCAGCACGATGCGAAGCCTTCGATCTTCCCCACGCACAGGCACTGGTACGAATCATCACTGGGCGAGGCCACCTCCATAATCCACACCTACCAAACAGTCTTCCACGGATTCTCTGCAACTCTCTCCGCCGCGGAGGTGGAGAACCTGGAGTCACTCTCCCACGTCATAGCCCTCATACCCGAGCAGGTGCGCCAACTCCACACCACGCGCTCCCCTCACTTCCTCGGCCTCAACACCGCCGACAGGGCTGGCTTGCTAAAGGAAACCGATTTCGGCTCCGATCTCGTCATCGGACTCATCGACACCGGCATTTCACCCGAAAGCCAGAGCTTTAACGACCGCGACTTAGGCCTCCCTCCCCCCAACTGGAAGGGTCAATGCGTCGCCGGAAAAGGCTTCCCCCCCAACTCCTGTAACCGCAAGCTCATCGGAGCCCGCTACTTCTGCGGCGGTTACGAAGCCACCAACGGCAAAATGAACGAAACACTCGAGTACCGTTCTCCTAGAGACACCGACGGTCACGGTACCCACACCGCTTCCATCGCCGCCGGCAGGTACGTCTTTCCGGCCTCCATCATGGGCTACGCCAAGGGAATGGCCGCTGGGATGGCTCCCAAGGCTCGTCTCGCCGTCTACAAGGTCTGCTGGAACGCTGGCTGCTACGACTCCGACATCCTGGCAGCATTCGACGCCGCCGTGGCCGACGGTGTTAACGTGGTCTCTCTGAGCGTCGGGGGCGTCGTGGTGCCCTACCACCTGGACGTGATCGCTGTGGGGGCCTTCGGAGCCTCGGAGGCTGGCGTGTTCGTGTCTGCCTCGGCGGGGAACGGCGGTCCCGGCGGGCTGACGGTGACGAATGTGGCACCCTGGATGACGACTGTGGGGGCTGGAACCATAGACAGAGATTTCCCCGCGGATGTTATTCTGGGGAACGGGAAGGTGATTGGTGGAGTGAGTGTCTACGGTGGGCCGGGTCTGAGTCCGGGTCGGCGGTACCAGTTGGTGTATGCTGGGTCTGACGGTTACTCTTCCTCTCTCTGCTTGGAAGATTCCTTGGACCCTAAATCCGTGAGGGGTAAGATTGTTGTATGTGACAGAGGCGTCAATTCAAGGCCTGCCAAAGGCCTAGTCGTGAAGAATGCTGGTGGAGTTGCCATGATTTTGGCCAATGGTCCCTTCGATGGAGAAGGTCTGGTAGCTGACTGCCACGTCCTCCCGGCCACCTCCGTCGGTGCCGCTGGGGGCGACCAAATTCGAAGATACATCTCGTTGGCCTCACAGTTACGGTCGCCACCCACCGCAACCATTTTATTCAGGGGCACGAGGGTTGGGGTTAAGCCAGCGCCAAAGGTGGCATCTTTCTCGGCCAGAGGGCCTAATCCGGTTTCCCCTGAGATTTTGAAGCCCGATGTGATTGCGCCTGGATTGAACATTCTTGCCGCATGGCCTTCTTACATTCCTCCTTCTTCCCTTCCTTCCGACCACCGTACCACTGACTTCAACATACTCTCCGGCACCTCTATGGCCTGCCCTCACGTCTCTGGTTTGGCTGCTCTTTTGAAAGCGGCCCACCCTGACTGGAGTCCCGCCGCCATAAGATCTGCTCTTATCACCACTGCCTACACTCTCGACAatggaggaggtggagggaCCTTGTTGGACGAGTCCACTGGGAATGCTTCTTCGGTCTTCGATTATGGGGCTGGCCACGTTCACCCGGAGAAGGCCATCAACCCCGGTCTGGTCTATGACATTTCCACCTACGATTACATCGATTTCCTCTGCAATTCCAACTACACTGCCCACAATATTCGGGTTATCACCAGAAAGGCCGCAGACTGCAGTGGAGCAAAGAGGGCCGGTCACGCTGCCAATCTCAATTACCCCTCTTTATCTGCTGTCTTTCAACAGTATGGCAAGCAAGGCTCGCGCATGTCTACACACTTCATTAGAACTGTCACCAACGTTGGAGACCCCAACTCCCTTTACAGGGTTACTGTTGCAGCCCCTGCCGACACCGAGGTCACTGTTGAACCGGACACACTGGCTTTCAGGAGGTTGGGTCAGAAACTGAACTTCCTTGTGAGGGTGCAAACAAGGGAAGTGAAGCTTTCACCCGGGAGTTCAACTGTCAAGACTGGCTCCATAGTTTGGTCTGATGCCAAGCACACTGTCACCACTCCCTTGGTTGTCACCATGCACCAACCTCTCTGA
- the LOC106760163 gene encoding translation initiation factor eIF-2B subunit alpha, producing the protein MWWRSASFIMDRQQNEAALKGDTVAPTDSSISNPNPNPNPNSNPKTSAYYETRAAHHGVVTSDWLAQAQAAIGPDPDPLPQLRPDPDKPFSVIKEFNNWRIQPHLAEAVAAIRALAAVIRTSQATTMMQLEMELKKASDTLKSWDATSISLTAGCDLFMRYVTRTSALEYEDFNSAKSRLIERAEKFGEISHKARKVIAMLSQDFIFDGCTILVHGFSRVVLEVLKLAAQNKKLFRVFCTEGRPDRTGLRLSNELAKLDVPVKLLIDSAVAYTMDEVDMVFVGADGVVESGGIINMMGTYQIALVAHGMNKPVYVAAESYKFARLYPLDQKDLAPALRPIDFGVPIPSKVEVERSARDYTPPQYLTLLFTDLGVLTPSVVSDELIQLYL; encoded by the exons ATGTGGTGGAGATCAGCGTCATTCATCATGGACAGGCAGCAAAACGAGGCTGCTCTCAAGGGAGACACCGTCGCTCCTACCGACTCATCAATatcaaaccctaaccctaatcctAACCCCAATTCTAACCCTAAGACCTCTGCCTACTATGAGACCAGAGCAGCACATCATGGCGTTGTCACCAGCGACTGGCTGGCCCAGGCTCAGGCCGCCATTGGGCCGGACCCTGATCCTCTACCTCAACTCAGGCCCGATCCTGACAAGCCATTCAGCGTCATCAAGGAGTTTAATAACTGGCGGATACAGCCCCATTTGGCGGAGGCCGTCGCTGCCATTCGCGCCTTGGCCGCCGTCATAAGGACCAGCCAGGCTACCACCATGATGCAGCTGGAAATGGAGCTGAAGAAGGCCTCCGATACTCTGAAG TCGTGGGATGCCACCTCTATCTCTTTAACAGCGGGCTGTGATCTCTTTATGCGATATGTCACTCGGACTTCTGCTTTAGAATACGAAGATTTCAATTCCGCTAAATCTCGCTTGATTGAGCGTGCCGAGAAGTTCGGCGAAATCTCCCACAAG GCTCGCAAAGTTATCGCGATGTTGAGTCAGGATTTTATATTTGATGGTTGCACAATTTTGGTTCATGGTTTTTCCAGAGTTGTGTTGGAAGTCCTCAAACTGGCGGCACAAAACAAGAAATTATTTCGGGTCTTCTGCAcag AGGGAAGACCAGATCGAACAGGATTGCGGTTGTCCAATGAGCTAGCCAAGCTTGATGTTCCTGTGAAACTACTGATAGATTCTGCTGTGGCATATACTATGGATGAGGTGGACATGGTTTTTGTAGGTGCAGATGGAGTTGTGGAAAGTGGGGGCATAATCAACATGATGGGAACCTACCAAATTGCATTGGTTGCACACGGTATGAATAAACCAGTTTATGTCGCTGCTGAAAGCTACAAG TTTGCTCGTCTCTACCCTCTTGACCAAAAGGATTTAGCCCCTGCTTTACGCCCTATTGATTTCGGTGTACCTATTCCATCCAAGGTTGAGGTTGAAAGGTCCGCGCGGGACTACACCCCTCCTCAATACCTGACTCTGCTTTTCACAGATTTAGGCGTTCTTACCCCATCTGTTGTCAGTGATGAGCTGATCCAGCTATACTTGTAG